In Bdellovibrio bacteriovorus, the genomic window AGATCACGCCAACTGCTTGATGCAAGGCGCTTGTTACGTGGCTGACGAATGGGGGCGCTTGCGATCCTTTAACTATGTTCGTCGAGGCGTTGACCAATTACCGCGTTGGGGCGAAGTGAATACTTCAAAATGCCCTTACGGCTATGGCGTGCGCAATGTCTGCTTAGATCCGCATTACTCTGTCGCTGCTGATTTAGATTTTCATAAATTAGGCGATGTGATTTTTGTGCCTCGCTTAGTCGGCGTGGCAATGCCTGATGGATCCACTCATCATGGATATTTAGTTATTCGTGATAAGGGAGCGGCCATCAAGGGTCCTCATCGCTTTGACTTCTTCACCGGCTTTGTCGAACCTTATGTTTCAGCCAACATCATGCGCAAGCTTGGATTTTCTGAAAGTAAAAACAGCTTTGTCTATCGCAAAGCGACTGCAGAAGAAGCTGAAATGGTTCGCCGTTACACGGCCTACCCAGGACTTATCCCAGTCCCCACTCCTCGCCCGGAATTATAAAATCATCGGCCCGCTGACAAAATAGTTTGCCGTGCCGATAGCAGCACCTAAAAGCAAACCGCAGATCGCCG contains:
- a CDS encoding 3D domain-containing protein, whose amino-acid sequence is MMKLLFCLLLLPVFTMAEAEQTLPAPTMPPVVVRPLPKPDDILFLSPTIYYKPVLSADPAQCAGTPMVELKDIEDKVLTVLCPKDHANCLMQGACYVADEWGRLRSFNYVRRGVDQLPRWGEVNTSKCPYGYGVRNVCLDPHYSVAADLDFHKLGDVIFVPRLVGVAMPDGSTHHGYLVIRDKGAAIKGPHRFDFFTGFVEPYVSANIMRKLGFSESKNSFVYRKATAEEAEMVRRYTAYPGLIPVPTPRPEL